One stretch of Marinobacterium iners DNA includes these proteins:
- a CDS encoding metal ABC transporter substrate-binding protein — protein MMRIRSSLTGLALVAALLPLPAQALEIFACEPEWAALAQALAPEARISSATHAYQDPHYIEARPSLIARLRRADLAICSGASLEAGWLPALQQRAANPKVQPGRAGMLFAAEHVETLDQLDHVPFGAGDVHPEGNPHLHLDPERIRQVAAVLSERLGRADPEQAVRYRAAYLRWSLSWQQRMNQWRERAEPLRGRTLVVQHSTFDYFWRWLGLEVVADLEPKPGVPPTPGHLASLVEDVKAEQPLAIVHSWYQDPQSAQWLAQKTGLPVLALPSTTAPEQGIERLDQLFDHLLAQLLEQVDAG, from the coding sequence ATGATGCGCATTCGTTCTAGTCTGACCGGCCTTGCGCTGGTGGCGGCATTACTGCCGCTGCCAGCTCAGGCACTTGAGATCTTTGCCTGTGAGCCCGAGTGGGCAGCACTGGCTCAAGCACTGGCGCCGGAGGCGCGTATCAGCAGTGCAACCCATGCCTATCAGGATCCGCACTATATCGAAGCGCGGCCGAGCCTGATCGCCCGGTTGCGCCGTGCGGATCTGGCCATCTGCAGTGGTGCCTCGCTCGAAGCCGGCTGGCTGCCGGCGCTGCAGCAGCGAGCTGCCAACCCAAAGGTACAGCCGGGACGTGCGGGAATGCTGTTTGCGGCTGAACATGTCGAAACGCTTGATCAGCTCGATCATGTCCCCTTCGGTGCCGGTGACGTGCACCCGGAGGGCAATCCGCACCTGCACCTTGATCCGGAGCGAATCCGGCAGGTGGCGGCGGTGCTGAGTGAGCGTCTGGGCCGGGCTGATCCTGAGCAGGCCGTCCGGTACCGTGCGGCCTACCTGCGTTGGTCCCTGAGCTGGCAGCAGCGCATGAATCAATGGCGTGAACGTGCGGAGCCGCTGCGCGGTCGTACGCTTGTGGTTCAACACAGTACCTTCGATTACTTCTGGCGTTGGCTGGGATTGGAGGTGGTGGCCGATCTGGAACCCAAGCCGGGTGTGCCACCGACTCCGGGTCATTTGGCATCACTGGTCGAGGATGTGAAGGCAGAACAACCGCTGGCCATTGTGCACAGCTGGTATCAGGACCCGCAAAGTGCTCAGTGGCTTGCCCAAAAAACCGGACTGCCGGTGTTGGCACTGCCGTCCACAACCGCGCCAGAGCAGGGGATAGAACGGCTGGATCAGTTGTTCGATCATCTGCTGGCGCAGCTGCTGGAGCAGGTTGATGCTGGCTGA
- a CDS encoding metal ABC transporter permease: MLAEVGLLLVPLAAGLLVLLTHLPLGEQVLKRGILFIDLAVAQLAALGALLAQQGWPDVPWAALAGGTLLAVLGAGLVGWLAARYPAQREAVIGLLYAGAACSLLLLLASDPHAGHQLARSLNGDILWVSWNDLLPLALLTVAFWTVQWRYSNWLGAAGFYPCFALLVSFSVPLLGVYLVFVTLIAPALVAQLAGGRSAALLCGCAGYPLGLGLAWQLDWPAGATLVLSLLLASVIWVVLFGLRAGYSSGQSSASSGSS; this comes from the coding sequence ATGCTGGCTGAAGTTGGACTGTTACTGGTTCCGTTGGCGGCAGGGCTGCTGGTACTGTTGACGCATCTGCCGCTGGGCGAGCAGGTGCTCAAACGTGGCATTCTGTTTATCGATCTGGCGGTGGCTCAATTGGCTGCGCTGGGAGCCTTGTTGGCGCAGCAAGGGTGGCCGGATGTGCCATGGGCCGCGCTGGCGGGTGGCACTTTGCTGGCAGTGCTGGGAGCCGGTCTTGTGGGCTGGCTGGCCGCGCGGTATCCAGCTCAGCGTGAGGCGGTTATCGGGTTGCTCTATGCCGGGGCCGCCTGCTCGCTGCTGTTGTTGCTGGCATCCGATCCCCATGCGGGGCATCAACTGGCCCGCAGCCTTAACGGTGATATTCTTTGGGTCAGTTGGAATGACCTGTTGCCGCTGGCGCTGCTGACTGTCGCTTTCTGGACTGTACAGTGGCGGTACTCAAACTGGCTCGGTGCTGCAGGGTTCTATCCCTGTTTTGCGCTGCTGGTCAGCTTCTCGGTGCCGCTGTTGGGCGTTTATCTGGTGTTCGTGACGCTGATTGCACCGGCGCTGGTGGCGCAACTGGCGGGTGGTCGCAGCGCTGCGCTGCTGTGCGGTTGTGCTGGCTACCCGCTGGGGCTCGGCCTGGCGTGGCAGCTTGACTGGCCGGCGGGCGCCACTCTGGTGCTCAGCCTGTTGCTGGCAAGTGTGATCTGGGTGGTACTGTTTGGCCTGAGAGCAGGTTACTCTTCAGGCCAGTCTTCCGCATCATCCGGCAGTTCATAG
- a CDS encoding DUF3299 domain-containing protein produces MRVLTTLILGLSLLQPLQANDEIIVNGETAAEIRWDDLMPEDYGLSLEELFNSPELDALDDYSPKAQQIMDQMMQTLASAPVVESMDGRMVSIPGFVVPLEGVGDVVDRFFLVPYFGACIHVPPPPSNQIIDVHYQPGTRVESLYDAVLISGRLTTEVFSHEMGTAGYRLEAYRIQPYELPDDAEDWPEE; encoded by the coding sequence ATGCGTGTACTGACTACTCTGATACTGGGCCTTTCGCTGTTGCAGCCACTGCAGGCCAATGACGAGATCATCGTCAATGGCGAAACCGCGGCCGAGATACGCTGGGATGATTTGATGCCGGAAGACTATGGCCTCTCACTTGAAGAGCTATTCAATAGCCCCGAGCTGGATGCATTGGACGATTACAGCCCGAAAGCGCAGCAGATCATGGACCAGATGATGCAGACACTGGCTTCAGCCCCAGTCGTGGAGTCGATGGATGGCCGCATGGTGAGCATTCCAGGCTTTGTGGTACCACTTGAAGGGGTGGGTGACGTAGTCGATCGCTTTTTTCTGGTGCCCTATTTCGGCGCCTGTATTCATGTGCCGCCACCGCCTTCCAACCAGATTATCGACGTGCACTACCAGCCCGGCACACGGGTTGAAAGCCTGTACGATGCGGTGCTGATCAGCGGCCGGCTGACGACTGAAGTGTTCAGCCATGAGATGGGAACGGCAGGCTACCGACTGGAAGCCTACCGCATCCAACCCTATGAACTGCCGGATGATGCGGAAGACTGGCCTGAAGAGTAA
- a CDS encoding ABC transporter permease: protein MLIRLALRSLASRRASALLTLFTLALSTALLLGVQQIREQSRLSFFDTVSGTDLIVGARSGPVQLLLYSVFHIGSATSNIRWSSYEALNDDPRIAWTVPLSLGDSHRGYRVVGTHNSLFEHYRYGAKQPLEFAQGGPLNDLFSVVIGAEVARELGYNLDDRLVIAHGAGNTSFKRHDNLPFKVSGILTATGTPLDRALLVSLEGLEAVHLGWRAGIPLPGMQVTPEQARKRDLTPREVTAVLVGLESRLQTFHLQRELNNRRDDPLTAVLPGVALQELWQVVSVAEKALLAVSGAALLIGLCGMLAVLLSGMQQRRHEIAVLRALGASPLRIASLLMTESLLLTLSGLLLGLLLLWGGMTLLQQPLLDLFGLRLVPAKLSPEQWALGGIILLLGVLSGLIPALMAYRMALANSLIRRN, encoded by the coding sequence ATGCTGATCCGACTTGCACTGCGCAGTCTGGCCAGCCGCCGTGCCAGCGCACTGCTGACACTGTTCACTCTGGCGCTAAGCACTGCTCTGTTGCTGGGTGTACAGCAGATTCGCGAACAAAGCCGTTTGAGTTTTTTCGATACGGTCTCTGGTACCGATTTGATTGTCGGTGCTCGCTCCGGGCCGGTACAACTGCTGCTCTATTCCGTGTTTCATATTGGCTCAGCGACCAGCAATATCCGCTGGAGCAGCTACGAAGCCCTGAATGATGACCCGCGCATCGCCTGGACAGTCCCGCTGTCACTGGGCGACTCACATCGCGGCTATCGTGTTGTGGGCACTCACAACAGCCTGTTTGAACATTACCGCTACGGCGCCAAACAACCGCTTGAGTTCGCTCAGGGTGGCCCGCTGAATGACCTGTTCTCGGTAGTAATCGGTGCCGAGGTGGCACGCGAGCTGGGCTACAACCTTGATGATCGCCTGGTGATCGCACACGGTGCCGGCAACACCAGTTTCAAGCGTCACGACAATCTGCCCTTCAAGGTCAGCGGCATTCTGACCGCCACCGGCACACCACTGGATCGGGCCCTGCTGGTATCACTTGAGGGGCTGGAGGCTGTTCATCTCGGCTGGCGTGCCGGCATTCCCCTGCCGGGTATGCAGGTCACGCCCGAGCAGGCCCGCAAGCGCGACCTGACACCCCGAGAAGTTACGGCTGTTCTGGTGGGCCTTGAATCTCGCCTGCAGACCTTCCATCTGCAGCGCGAACTGAACAACCGACGGGACGATCCCCTCACTGCCGTTTTGCCTGGCGTGGCGCTGCAGGAGCTGTGGCAAGTGGTCAGCGTGGCCGAAAAAGCATTGCTGGCCGTGTCCGGTGCTGCACTGCTGATCGGCCTGTGTGGCATGCTGGCCGTATTGCTCAGTGGTATGCAGCAGCGCCGACATGAGATTGCCGTACTGCGGGCATTGGGGGCATCCCCCTTGCGCATCGCCAGCCTGCTGATGACTGAAAGCCTGCTGCTGACTCTCAGTGGCCTGTTGCTGGGGCTGTTATTGCTTTGGGGCGGGATGACACTGCTGCAACAGCCTCTGCTGGATCTGTTTGGCCTGCGGCTAGTACCTGCAAAGCTGTCACCCGAGCAATGGGCACTTGGTGGTATCATCCTGCTGCTGGGAGTGCTCAGCGGACTGATACCGGCCCTCATGGCCTACCGCATGGCACTGGCCAACAGTCTGATCCGGCGCAACTGA
- a CDS encoding ATP-binding cassette domain-containing protein, with amino-acid sequence MKPIISIDNLRFAWPGQAPVLEIPQLQLAAGEHLFIQGPSGSGKSTLLNLLAGVLTGFEGEIRVAEHALGRLSERRRDRLRADRIGVLFQQFNLLPYLNLTDNVSLPCSLSAKRRSAAIQRSGSVEAEAKRLLAQLQLPTELFDRRAVAELSIGQQQRVAAARALIGSPDLIIADEPTSALDGASRDRFMQLLLDELAQSETTLLLVSHDPALSEYFSRHLTLEGAGSC; translated from the coding sequence ATGAAACCGATCATCAGTATCGACAACCTGCGTTTTGCCTGGCCCGGACAAGCGCCGGTGTTGGAGATTCCGCAACTGCAATTGGCAGCCGGTGAGCACCTGTTCATTCAGGGCCCATCCGGCAGTGGCAAAAGCACCCTGCTGAACCTGCTTGCGGGTGTCTTGACCGGCTTTGAAGGCGAAATCAGGGTTGCCGAACACGCGCTGGGACGACTGTCCGAGCGCCGCCGCGATCGCTTGCGTGCCGATCGGATCGGCGTACTGTTCCAGCAATTCAACCTGCTGCCCTACCTGAACCTGACCGATAACGTCAGCCTGCCCTGCTCCCTCTCCGCAAAACGCCGCTCGGCGGCAATCCAGCGCAGCGGCAGTGTAGAAGCGGAAGCGAAGCGCCTGCTGGCACAGCTGCAACTGCCAACGGAGCTGTTTGATCGCCGCGCCGTGGCAGAACTGTCCATTGGCCAGCAGCAGCGTGTTGCCGCGGCGCGGGCTCTGATCGGCTCACCCGATCTGATCATCGCCGATGAACCCACCTCGGCACTGGATGGCGCCAGCCGCGACCGCTTCATGCAGCTGCTGCTCGATGAGCTGGCTCAGAGTGAGACCACCCTGTTGCTGGTCAGCCATGACCCTGCGCTGTCTGAGTATTTCTCACGCCACCTTACACTGGAAGGAGCCGGCTCATGCTGA
- a CDS encoding ZrgA family zinc uptake protein produces the protein MRLIPPLLLCALLPLQTAVAAGVHQHGVAQLDLVLDPPMLAVSVRSPLANLIGFEHRPVSEQEQADWARLQQQLQQAEHLLQLPAAADCSLSKVALHQPFTETDTHDGHGHSHSHDHHNHSADDEHQAHADLMVEYHYLCADSAQLKQLQLPLMQHYPGIERLDVQLITPSGQHLSQLRQGETLLELP, from the coding sequence ATGCGACTGATTCCCCCCCTGCTGTTATGCGCCCTGCTCCCGCTGCAGACAGCTGTTGCAGCCGGTGTACACCAACACGGTGTTGCCCAGCTTGATCTGGTGCTGGACCCTCCCATGCTCGCCGTGTCAGTACGCTCGCCCCTGGCCAACCTGATCGGGTTTGAGCATCGTCCGGTGTCGGAACAGGAGCAGGCTGACTGGGCCAGGCTGCAGCAGCAACTGCAGCAGGCCGAGCATCTGCTGCAACTCCCGGCTGCAGCCGATTGCAGCCTGAGTAAGGTCGCATTGCACCAACCCTTCACCGAAACGGATACTCATGACGGGCACGGGCACTCGCATTCCCACGACCACCACAATCACAGTGCGGATGATGAGCACCAGGCACATGCCGATCTGATGGTGGAGTATCACTATCTCTGTGCCGACTCGGCACAATTGAAACAATTGCAGTTACCGTTGATGCAGCACTATCCGGGAATCGAGCGACTGGATGTTCAGTTGATCACGCCATCAGGGCAGCACCTGAGCCAACTGCGTCAGGGCGAAACCCTGCTTGAGCTGCCATGA
- a CDS encoding methyl-accepting chemotaxis protein, translating to MLFNRHKSALLKAKVQIAHQQETLSALNRHMALIEFSPQGEILDVSAPFCKVMRYDREQLIGQHHRIFCSEQYSGSTAYRGFWQSLARGEGCSDRFQRFKASGEEVWLEASYIPVRNEAGQVVRVVKTAVDVTDDVKREQEQTSILGAIDRSMAIIEFNLDGNIIKVNRNFVNTMGYSEKELIGQHHRLFCDADYAASEAYLDFWRKLNRGEFISDRFRRYDKAGREVWLRASYNPLFDATGKLYGVVKIASDVTDQVEQQKAEQRAARMALEIAAETDSNAAQGADIVSATVSMVQGIASGLNTAAEEIGALSHQSDEIGSIVHVIQGIAEQTNLLALNAAIEAARAGEAGRGFAVVADEVRKLASRTHDATEEIKRVVAQNGTLSQKAVAHMSGSRDQVEAGVIKAEQAGQMIQGIRADARRVVEAIGQFSDTLSG from the coding sequence ATGTTGTTCAATCGCCATAAATCAGCCCTGCTCAAGGCCAAGGTTCAAATCGCCCATCAGCAGGAAACCCTGAGTGCACTGAACCGACACATGGCGCTGATCGAATTTTCGCCTCAGGGTGAAATTCTTGATGTCAGTGCTCCTTTCTGCAAGGTGATGCGCTATGACCGCGAACAACTGATCGGACAGCATCACCGTATTTTCTGCAGCGAGCAATATAGCGGCAGCACGGCCTACCGGGGCTTTTGGCAGAGCCTGGCTCGGGGTGAAGGCTGCAGCGATCGCTTTCAGCGCTTCAAGGCGTCCGGTGAGGAGGTATGGCTGGAGGCGAGCTATATCCCCGTGCGCAATGAAGCGGGTCAGGTGGTGCGCGTTGTCAAAACAGCGGTAGACGTGACCGATGATGTCAAACGGGAGCAGGAACAGACAAGTATTCTGGGCGCCATCGACCGCTCGATGGCGATTATCGAATTCAATCTTGATGGCAACATCATCAAGGTGAATCGCAACTTCGTCAACACTATGGGCTACAGCGAAAAGGAGCTGATCGGACAGCATCATCGCCTGTTCTGTGACGCCGATTATGCTGCCAGCGAGGCCTACCTTGATTTCTGGCGCAAGCTGAACCGTGGTGAATTTATATCGGATCGTTTCCGGCGCTACGACAAGGCGGGGCGGGAGGTATGGCTACGCGCCAGCTATAACCCGTTGTTCGATGCGACCGGAAAGCTCTACGGTGTGGTCAAGATCGCTTCTGATGTGACCGATCAGGTGGAGCAGCAAAAGGCGGAGCAGCGGGCAGCGCGGATGGCGCTCGAAATTGCAGCCGAAACCGACAGCAATGCTGCACAAGGCGCGGATATCGTCAGCGCGACCGTCAGCATGGTGCAGGGAATCGCCAGCGGACTCAATACGGCTGCAGAAGAAATAGGAGCGCTGAGTCACCAGTCAGACGAGATCGGCAGCATTGTCCATGTGATTCAGGGAATAGCCGAGCAGACCAACCTGCTGGCCCTGAACGCCGCAATAGAAGCCGCGCGTGCAGGCGAAGCGGGGCGCGGCTTTGCCGTCGTGGCAGATGAGGTGCGCAAGCTGGCATCCCGTACTCACGATGCGACTGAAGAGATCAAGCGTGTCGTGGCGCAGAATGGCACGCTGTCGCAAAAAGCGGTAGCCCATATGAGTGGCAGTCGTGATCAGGTTGAGGCCGGTGTAATCAAGGCCGAGCAGGCTGGACAGATGATACAGGGGATTCGTGCCGATGCCCGGCGCGTGGTGGAGGCGATCGGGCAGTTTTCAGATACTTTAAGCGGCTGA
- a CDS encoding GAF domain-containing protein gives MTAPLIPDNENQRLAELYDLNLLDTARDASFDSLTQLAAELFDVPIALVSLVDRDRQWFKSSYGFCVTETTRDVSFCSHVVYNQSPLVVQDASLDSRFADNPLVTGEPHIRFYAGMPIRSPSGFILGTLCLIDTRPRNFDTECLERLKLLANQVEPLISLHRYTYSLAEEADSNRAVSARYQAIIRGAAAGVVRINGRGTMLEVNHFVCDMLGYSERELLGRNVKMLMPQSVALAHDGFLHAYQTSGDAKVIGKGREVEAQHKTGELIPVHLAVSEVQLGTKTDDHERRHFIGILSDLRDVHAARKREQKERALLEVLHQGLTDYRALVSGNTLWRFLKEALKELTQSEYALIGEVVTQDDKPALKIHAITDLSWNDESRRLMELLVSGDMMLGNPHTMLGRVFAGGETVLSNDMLHDERNGHLPQGHPVLTRYLGVPIIDRGQLIGMYAIANAQHDYDEALVEWLKPFTSTCALLINLHRQLREQERFTEELRLAKEQAETASQAKTDFLSSMSHELRTPLNSILGFAQLLENSRTPLPERQRRQAQQIIRSGRHLLELINEVLDLARIESGNMQVSLESVRAQDVLQDAIEIIRPLADERNLSLNLPDVGQCDVCILGDYTRVKQVLINLLSNAVKYNRDGGSISLYCVPDDGVYRITISDTGHGIPESRLDELFQPFNRLGAESGSIEGTGVGLALTRKVVGLMNGQMGVVSREGEGSDFWFELPLCAGHEVASTEDEPSMVSREITEPVRYQHVLYIEDNPANQRLMQDLFHDLPDVQLTCVMDAEQGLELAFSESPDLILMDIDLPGMNGFAAQQILARNPMTRNIPVLAISAAASSSNRRRAREAGFVDYLTKPFDIQALVDQVRHILSQGESH, from the coding sequence ATGACGGCCCCCCTGATACCGGATAACGAGAACCAGCGCCTTGCGGAGCTGTATGATTTAAATCTGTTGGATACAGCGCGTGATGCGTCATTCGACAGTCTGACCCAACTTGCTGCTGAGCTGTTTGATGTTCCCATTGCGCTGGTGTCTCTAGTGGACAGGGATCGGCAGTGGTTCAAATCATCCTATGGTTTCTGTGTTACGGAGACCACTCGAGATGTGTCGTTTTGCAGCCATGTAGTCTATAACCAATCCCCTCTGGTCGTGCAGGATGCAAGTCTGGACTCCAGGTTTGCCGACAACCCACTTGTAACGGGTGAGCCTCATATCCGGTTTTATGCCGGCATGCCGATCCGCTCTCCTTCGGGTTTTATTCTGGGAACGCTGTGCCTGATTGATACTCGACCGAGAAACTTTGATACAGAATGCCTCGAACGCCTGAAACTGCTGGCCAACCAAGTCGAGCCGTTGATCAGCCTGCATCGATATACATACTCGCTGGCTGAAGAGGCGGATAGTAACCGTGCGGTTTCGGCCCGTTATCAAGCCATTATCCGGGGTGCAGCAGCCGGCGTAGTGCGCATTAATGGCCGTGGGACCATGTTGGAGGTCAACCACTTCGTCTGCGATATGCTTGGCTACTCTGAAAGAGAACTGCTGGGCAGAAATGTCAAAATGCTGATGCCGCAATCGGTAGCTTTGGCGCATGATGGCTTTTTACACGCCTATCAGACGAGTGGCGATGCCAAAGTCATTGGCAAGGGGCGTGAAGTTGAGGCGCAGCATAAAACAGGAGAACTCATCCCGGTTCACCTGGCGGTCAGCGAAGTACAGCTCGGTACAAAAACTGATGATCATGAACGGCGTCACTTTATCGGCATCCTGTCCGATCTGCGTGATGTCCATGCTGCGCGCAAGCGTGAGCAGAAAGAGCGTGCTTTGCTTGAAGTCTTACATCAGGGCTTGACCGACTACCGGGCGTTGGTATCCGGAAATACGCTGTGGCGCTTTTTGAAAGAGGCTTTGAAGGAGCTCACACAGAGTGAATATGCACTCATCGGTGAGGTCGTTACTCAGGATGACAAGCCGGCACTTAAAATCCATGCCATAACTGATTTGTCCTGGAATGATGAGTCGCGGCGTTTGATGGAGCTTTTGGTCAGTGGCGACATGATGCTGGGTAATCCGCATACCATGCTGGGCCGGGTATTTGCTGGCGGTGAAACCGTGTTGAGCAACGATATGCTGCATGATGAGCGTAACGGGCACTTGCCACAGGGGCATCCGGTGTTGACTCGCTACCTGGGTGTGCCGATCATTGATCGTGGGCAGTTGATTGGCATGTATGCCATTGCCAACGCCCAACACGATTACGATGAAGCCTTGGTCGAATGGCTGAAACCCTTTACCTCGACCTGTGCCTTGTTGATCAATTTGCACCGCCAATTGCGTGAGCAGGAGCGTTTTACCGAAGAGTTGAGGCTTGCCAAAGAACAGGCCGAAACAGCCAGTCAGGCCAAGACGGACTTCCTTTCCTCCATGAGTCATGAGTTGCGCACACCTTTGAACTCAATCCTTGGGTTTGCGCAGTTGCTTGAAAACAGCCGTACCCCTTTGCCAGAGCGCCAGAGGCGTCAGGCGCAGCAGATTATTCGCAGTGGTCGACATCTTTTGGAACTGATCAATGAAGTGTTGGATCTGGCCCGTATAGAGTCTGGCAACATGCAGGTCTCTCTTGAATCCGTCCGGGCGCAGGATGTACTTCAGGATGCAATCGAGATTATCAGACCTCTGGCAGACGAGCGTAACCTCAGTCTTAATCTACCGGATGTGGGGCAGTGTGACGTTTGTATTTTGGGTGACTATACCCGCGTGAAACAGGTGCTGATCAACCTGCTCAGTAATGCTGTTAAATACAACCGTGATGGTGGTTCCATCAGCCTTTACTGTGTGCCCGATGACGGGGTGTACCGCATCACGATATCCGACACGGGCCATGGTATACCGGAATCGCGTCTGGATGAGTTGTTTCAGCCCTTCAATCGCCTGGGGGCTGAATCTGGCAGTATCGAGGGGACCGGGGTAGGCCTGGCCTTGACCCGTAAAGTGGTAGGTTTGATGAATGGTCAGATGGGCGTTGTCAGCCGAGAAGGAGAAGGCAGTGATTTCTGGTTTGAGTTGCCGCTGTGTGCCGGCCATGAGGTGGCATCGACCGAAGATGAGCCATCCATGGTATCGAGGGAAATAACGGAACCTGTTCGCTATCAACATGTGCTGTACATAGAAGATAATCCTGCCAATCAACGTTTGATGCAGGATCTGTTTCATGATTTGCCAGACGTGCAGTTGACCTGTGTTATGGATGCCGAGCAGGGGCTGGAGTTGGCCTTTTCAGAATCACCGGACTTGATCCTGATGGATATTGACCTGCCTGGCATGAATGGTTTTGCTGCCCAGCAGATTCTGGCTCGAAACCCCATGACCCGAAACATTCCAGTGCTTGCCATATCGGCTGCAGCCTCCTCATCCAATCGGCGCCGTGCGCGCGAAGCTGGTTTCGTCGACTATTTGACAAAACCCTTTGATATTCAGGCTCTGGTCGATCAGGTGCGGCATATTCTGTCACAAGGAGAGTCACATTGA
- a CDS encoding GGDEF/EAL domain-containing response regulator, which yields MSLATPLHIDADILVVDDNTANVELLLALLEDEGYSRVEGLCDPRKVEARVGNRCPDLVLLDVRMPYLSGFDVMQQLNTMGEQAPAVIILTAQIDDETRYRALELGARDFLTKPFDHLEVLQRINNTLQLQKLMTERLERASQLEHLVQERTQELARKARQEPLTGLPNRRALREVLQQQIDAQSETIVMFLAIEGVDEIARIHGFSVADQLAAKLAQRLQALPELNGATLGVWNSTEWALLARCVSSDAAVDPVAQSVLRCFEQPFEVEQMSLHPGVRIGVSASLPGRSVDQLFRMAALALPPASGQWRGYDDQLEQQLQRRTGMRNALRSAIEKQELQLAFQPKIDLQTNRICGVEALLRWENPDYGRVSPAEFIPLAEASGEIIPIGAWVAEEAVAALMRWRTREQVDNRFSIAINVAPLQLAQPDFADWLMQLASAAGLPSGCLEIEVTESGLMQDMELALRQLQALNSAGFNVAIDDFGTGYSSLAYLKKLPVSVLKIDRAFIRELETSVQDQKLTETVVAMAAHFGFLTVAEGVENEAQLELLRKMGCNQVQGFYFAPPLKESALMKMLSTDQS from the coding sequence TTGAGTCTTGCAACCCCGCTGCATATCGATGCTGATATTCTGGTAGTGGATGATAATACCGCCAATGTGGAGTTGCTGCTGGCGCTGCTGGAAGATGAAGGTTACAGCCGGGTAGAAGGCCTCTGTGACCCCAGAAAAGTTGAAGCGCGGGTCGGAAATCGTTGCCCCGATCTTGTTCTGCTGGATGTGCGCATGCCGTATTTGAGCGGTTTTGATGTGATGCAGCAGCTCAATACGATGGGTGAACAGGCTCCGGCCGTGATTATTCTGACAGCCCAGATTGACGATGAAACCCGCTATCGCGCACTTGAACTGGGTGCCCGCGACTTTCTGACCAAGCCCTTTGACCATCTGGAAGTGTTACAGCGGATCAATAATACCCTGCAGTTACAGAAACTGATGACCGAACGGCTGGAGCGGGCCAGTCAGCTTGAACACCTCGTTCAGGAGCGGACTCAGGAGCTGGCGCGCAAAGCCCGGCAGGAACCATTGACCGGCCTGCCCAACCGACGTGCCCTGCGTGAAGTGCTGCAGCAGCAGATTGATGCGCAAAGTGAAACCATCGTCATGTTTCTGGCGATTGAGGGTGTGGACGAGATTGCCCGCATCCACGGGTTCTCGGTTGCGGATCAATTGGCGGCCAAACTGGCACAACGGCTTCAAGCCTTGCCTGAGCTGAACGGCGCAACCTTGGGCGTCTGGAACAGTACCGAATGGGCGTTGCTTGCACGCTGTGTCAGCTCTGATGCAGCCGTTGACCCTGTTGCACAGTCGGTTTTGCGTTGTTTTGAGCAGCCGTTCGAGGTCGAACAGATGTCTCTGCATCCGGGTGTAAGGATAGGTGTCAGCGCCTCCTTGCCCGGACGCAGTGTGGATCAGCTGTTTCGCATGGCCGCACTGGCACTCCCGCCGGCATCAGGACAGTGGCGCGGCTATGATGATCAGCTGGAGCAACAGTTGCAGCGGCGCACAGGAATGCGCAACGCACTGCGCTCAGCCATAGAAAAACAAGAGCTGCAGTTGGCATTTCAGCCCAAAATTGATCTTCAAACCAACCGGATATGCGGTGTGGAAGCGCTTCTGCGCTGGGAAAATCCTGATTATGGACGGGTGTCACCGGCAGAATTCATCCCCCTGGCCGAAGCCAGTGGTGAAATCATCCCTATTGGTGCATGGGTCGCGGAAGAAGCCGTGGCTGCGCTTATGCGTTGGCGTACTCGGGAACAGGTCGATAATCGTTTTTCAATTGCGATCAATGTTGCTCCGCTGCAGCTCGCCCAACCTGATTTTGCCGACTGGCTGATGCAGCTCGCATCGGCTGCCGGTTTGCCATCGGGCTGTCTGGAAATAGAAGTAACCGAGTCCGGTCTGATGCAGGATATGGAGCTTGCGCTGAGGCAGCTGCAGGCCCTGAACAGCGCAGGTTTCAACGTGGCCATTGATGACTTTGGTACCGGTTATTCTTCACTGGCATATCTGAAAAAACTGCCAGTGTCGGTACTCAAAATCGATCGGGCGTTTATCCGTGAGCTGGAAACCAGTGTGCAGGACCAAAAGCTGACGGAAACCGTGGTCGCCATGGCCGCTCATTTCGGTTTCTTGACAGTTGCCGAGGGCGTCGAGAATGAGGCTCAATTGGAACTGCTGCGGAAGATGGGCTGCAATCAGGTACAGGGGTTCTATTTTGCACCGCCATTGAAGGAGTCGGCTTTGATGAAAATGCTTTCAACCGATCAGAGCTGA